Proteins encoded by one window of Astatotilapia calliptera chromosome 13, fAstCal1.2, whole genome shotgun sequence:
- the mcm8 gene encoding DNA helicase MCM8 isoform X1, whose amino-acid sequence MKVMSGQDSRRGSSRGGRGGWRGGSGSGGGGGGWRGGSGSGGGGWRGGGSGGGGGGWRGGGSGGGWRGRPWRGGSGGGWRGGAGNHTYRAQRVLCQTTLDALCPYKGWTLYFTDGFIESGPNVEKIKVFEKYFTSRIHLFDKDEIERQGSVLVDYADLIADKTVRQALPDIVTQLKQQPEVMLNCLGLAIHQVLTLDLEKQAAELQEEEFPVATPVINIPHISARLYNYEPLTPLRMLRASVFGRLVCVKGTVVRVSSIRPLCTRLAFRCRTCSTTLSLALQHGKYTTPTKCGKPDCRSHTFIPIRNSPLTQTVDWQIIKVQELISGEQRETGRIPRTVECHLTSDLCDSCVPGDTVTVTGIVRVSNDGPGSSRGNKDQCMFLLYIEATSVSNTKGKQSKMGGQGSSGTVEDRCGGEEFSLKELYAIQEIQSQPDLLRLIVHSLCPVIYGHLLVKAALALVLFGGRQKQTGKNSIPVRADPHILIVGDPGLGKSQMLQAVCNVAPRGIYVCGNSTSTTGLTVSLSRDAGTGDYALEAGALVLADQGLCCIDEFDKMGNQQQALLEAMEQQSVSLAKAGIVSSLPARTSVVAAANPVGGHYNRGKTVSENLKMGSALLSRFDVVFLLLDIPDESHDRQLSEHVMANRSGRGRTSSATVTRNNTELQTSILLEHSDMPLSERLQIPAGESIDPIPTCLLRKYISYARQYVRPKLSPEAAQILQEFYLSLRAQANPTDATPITTRQLESLIRLTEARVKLELRETATKSDAEDVVEIMKHSLANTYSDGLGNLDFERSQLGSGMSQRSAAKRLVNALHQHAQRTGQKQFDVQTLRSIADRVNVKVMDFEGLLSSLNEQGFLLKKGPKLYQLQTI is encoded by the exons AT GAAAGTAATGAGTGGACAGGATTCCAGGAGAGGCTCTTCTAGAGGAGGCAGGGGAGGATGGAGAGGAGGGAGTGGAAGTGGTGGTGGCGGCGGTGGATGGAGAGGAGGCAGTGGAAGTGGTGGCGgtggatggagaggaggaggtagtggtggtggtggtggtggatggagaggaggaggtaGTGGTGGAGGATGGAGAGGTAGACCATGGAGAGGAGGATCCGGAGGAGGTTGGAGAGGTGGAGCAGGAAACCATACCTACAGAGCGCAGAGAG TCCTTTGTCAAACTACTCTTGATGCATTGTGTCCGTACAAAGGATGGACACTCTACTTCACAGATG GATTTATAGAGAGTGGACCTAATGTGGAGAAAATCAAAGTGTTTGAGAAATATTTCACTTCCAGGATTCATCTGTTTGACAAG GATGAAATTGAGCGTCAGGGAAGTGTCCTGGTTGATTATGCTGACTTGATTGCAGACAAAACTGTGCGTCAGGCACTTCCTGACATAGTCACACAACTGAAACAACAACCAGAGGTGATGCTGAACTGTTTGGGACTGGCTATTCACCAG GTGTTGACTCTGGATTTGGAGAAGCAAGCTGCTGAGCTGCAAGAGGAAGAGTTTCCTGTTGCTACACCAGTCATCAATATTCCCCATATTAGTGCGAG GCTCTATAACTATGAGCCACTGACTCCACTGCGAATGTTACGTGCCAGTGTGTTTGGCCGGCTAGTTTGTGTGAAGGGAACAGTGGTGAGAGTGAGCAGTATTAGACCGCTATGCACCAGGTTGGCCTTCAGGTGTCGGACCTGCTCGACCACACTGTCTCTGGCTCTGCAGCATGGGAAATACACTACACCTACCAAA TGCGGAAAGCCAGACTGTCGCAGTCATACCTTCATCCCCATCCGCAATTCTCCTCTTACACAGACTGTAGACTGGCAGATCATCAA GGTGCAGGAGTTGATAAGTGGAGAGCAGAGGGAGACTGGACGAATCCCACGGACAGTGGAGTGtcacctgacctctgacctctgtgacAGCTGTGTACCTGGAGACACTGTTACTGTGACAGGGATAGTGAGAGTTAGCAATGAtg GTCCAGGCAGTTCTAGAGGAAATAAGGATCAGTGTATGTTCCTCCTCTACATTGAAGCTACTTCTGTCAGCAATACAAAAG GCAAGCAGTCCAAGATGGGAGGTCAAGGTTCAAGCGGGACAGTTGAAGATCGCTGTGGTGGGGAAGAGTTCAGTCTGAAGGAACTGTATGCTATTCAGGAGATCCAGTCACAGCCTGACTTGCTGCGACTTATAGTGCA CTCTTTGTGTCCTGTCATCTATGGCCATCTG CTGGTGAAAGCTGCCCttgctttggttttgtttggaggcagacagaaacaaacaggCAAGAATAGCATTCCAGTGAGAGCAGACCCCCACATCCTAATAGTGGGAGACCCCGGACTGGGAAAGAGTCAGATGTTACAG GCAGTGTGTAACGTGGCTCCCAGGGGTATCTATGTTTGTGGCAACAGTACCAGCACCACAG gaCTCACAGTAAGTTTATCTCGAGATGCAGGAACAGGGGATTATGCTCTGGAGGCCGGTGCTTTGGTTTTGGCAGACCaag GTCTTTGCTGCATTGATGAGTTTGACAAGATGGGCAACCAGCAGCAGGCTCTGCTAGAAGCAATGGAGCAACAATCTGTGAGTCTGGCGAAGGCTGGTATAGTTTCCTCTCTGCCTGCTAGAACCTCAGTTGTGGCTGCTGCAAACCCAGTTGGAGGACATTACAACAGAGGCAAAACAGTCTCTGAAAATCTGAA AATGGGATCAGCTCTCCTCTCTCGTTTTGATGTTGTTTTCCTGCTCCTGGACATCCCAGACGAGTCACATGACCGCCAGCTGTCGGAGCATGTCATGGCGAATAGGTCCGGGAGAGGCAGAACCAGCAGTGCCACAGTTACcagaaataacactgaattACAGACCTCAATCCTATTAGAGCACTCTGACATGCCACTGTCCGAACGTTTGCAG ATCCCTGCAGGTGAAAGTATAGACCCCATTCCAACGTGCCTTTTAAGAAAGTACATCAGCTACGCTCGTCAGTATGTCCGTCCCAAACTCTCTCCTGAAGCAGCACAAATCCTTCAGGAGTTCTACCTGTCACTGAGAGCTCAGGCAAACCCTACTGATGCCACACCAATCACCACACGACAGCTGGAGTCATTAATTAGACTAACtgag GCAAGAGTCAAGTTGGAGCTGAGAGAAACAGCCACTAAGAGTGATGCTGAGGATGTTGTTGAGATCATGAAACACAG tctggccAACACGTATTCAGATGGTCTCGGCAATCTGGACTTTGAGCGCTCTCAGCTCGGGTCTGGTATGAGTCAGCGCAGTGCTGCAAAACGACTGGTCAATGCACTGCACCAGCACGCTCAGAGGACCGGTCAGAAGCAGTTCGACGTACAGACGCTTCGATCCATTGCCGACAGAGTGAACGTTAAG GTGATGGATTTCGAAGGCCTCTTGAGTTCCCTGAATGAACAAGGTTTTCTGCTGAAGAAAGGGCCCAAGCTGTACCAACTGCAAACAATCTAA
- the mcm8 gene encoding DNA helicase MCM8 isoform X3, whose translation MKVMSGQDSRRGSSRGGRGGWRGGSGSGGGGGGWRGGSGSGGGGWRGGGSGGGGGGWRGGGSGGGWRGRPWRGGSGGGWRGGAGNHTYRAQRVLCQTTLDALCPYKGWTLYFTDGFIESGPNVEKIKVFEKYFTSRIHLFDKDEIERQGSVLVDYADLIADKTVRQALPDIVTQLKQQPEVMLNCLGLAIHQVLTLDLEKQAAELQEEEFPVATPVINIPHISARLYNYEPLTPLRMLRASVFGRLVCVKGTVVRVSSIRPLCTRLAFRCRTCSTTLSLALQHGKYTTPTKCGKPDCRSHTFIPIRNSPLTQTVDWQIIKVQELISGEQRETGRIPRTVECHLTSDLCDSCVPGDTVTVTGIVRVSNDGPGSSRGNKDQCMFLLYIEATSVSNTKGKQSKMGGQGSSGTVEDRCGGEEFSLKELYAIQEIQSQPDLLRLIVHSLCPVIYGHLLVKAALALVLFGGRQKQTGKNSIPVRADPHILIVGDPGLGKSQMLQAVCNVAPRGIYVCGNSTSTTGLTVSLSRDAGTGDYALEAGALVLADQGLCCIDEFDKMGNQQQALLEAMEQQSVSLAKAGIVSSLPARTSVVAAANPVGGHYNRGKTVSENLKMGSALLSRFDVVFLLLDIPDESHDRQLSEHVMANRSGRGRTSSATVTRNNTELQTSILLEHSDMPLSERLQIPAGESIDPIPTCLLRKYISYARQYVRPKLSPEAAQILQEFYLSLRAQANPTDATPITTRQLESLIRLTEARVKLELRETATKSDAEDVVEIMKHRSCFSVWPTRIQMVSAIWTLSALSSGLV comes from the exons AT GAAAGTAATGAGTGGACAGGATTCCAGGAGAGGCTCTTCTAGAGGAGGCAGGGGAGGATGGAGAGGAGGGAGTGGAAGTGGTGGTGGCGGCGGTGGATGGAGAGGAGGCAGTGGAAGTGGTGGCGgtggatggagaggaggaggtagtggtggtggtggtggtggatggagaggaggaggtaGTGGTGGAGGATGGAGAGGTAGACCATGGAGAGGAGGATCCGGAGGAGGTTGGAGAGGTGGAGCAGGAAACCATACCTACAGAGCGCAGAGAG TCCTTTGTCAAACTACTCTTGATGCATTGTGTCCGTACAAAGGATGGACACTCTACTTCACAGATG GATTTATAGAGAGTGGACCTAATGTGGAGAAAATCAAAGTGTTTGAGAAATATTTCACTTCCAGGATTCATCTGTTTGACAAG GATGAAATTGAGCGTCAGGGAAGTGTCCTGGTTGATTATGCTGACTTGATTGCAGACAAAACTGTGCGTCAGGCACTTCCTGACATAGTCACACAACTGAAACAACAACCAGAGGTGATGCTGAACTGTTTGGGACTGGCTATTCACCAG GTGTTGACTCTGGATTTGGAGAAGCAAGCTGCTGAGCTGCAAGAGGAAGAGTTTCCTGTTGCTACACCAGTCATCAATATTCCCCATATTAGTGCGAG GCTCTATAACTATGAGCCACTGACTCCACTGCGAATGTTACGTGCCAGTGTGTTTGGCCGGCTAGTTTGTGTGAAGGGAACAGTGGTGAGAGTGAGCAGTATTAGACCGCTATGCACCAGGTTGGCCTTCAGGTGTCGGACCTGCTCGACCACACTGTCTCTGGCTCTGCAGCATGGGAAATACACTACACCTACCAAA TGCGGAAAGCCAGACTGTCGCAGTCATACCTTCATCCCCATCCGCAATTCTCCTCTTACACAGACTGTAGACTGGCAGATCATCAA GGTGCAGGAGTTGATAAGTGGAGAGCAGAGGGAGACTGGACGAATCCCACGGACAGTGGAGTGtcacctgacctctgacctctgtgacAGCTGTGTACCTGGAGACACTGTTACTGTGACAGGGATAGTGAGAGTTAGCAATGAtg GTCCAGGCAGTTCTAGAGGAAATAAGGATCAGTGTATGTTCCTCCTCTACATTGAAGCTACTTCTGTCAGCAATACAAAAG GCAAGCAGTCCAAGATGGGAGGTCAAGGTTCAAGCGGGACAGTTGAAGATCGCTGTGGTGGGGAAGAGTTCAGTCTGAAGGAACTGTATGCTATTCAGGAGATCCAGTCACAGCCTGACTTGCTGCGACTTATAGTGCA CTCTTTGTGTCCTGTCATCTATGGCCATCTG CTGGTGAAAGCTGCCCttgctttggttttgtttggaggcagacagaaacaaacaggCAAGAATAGCATTCCAGTGAGAGCAGACCCCCACATCCTAATAGTGGGAGACCCCGGACTGGGAAAGAGTCAGATGTTACAG GCAGTGTGTAACGTGGCTCCCAGGGGTATCTATGTTTGTGGCAACAGTACCAGCACCACAG gaCTCACAGTAAGTTTATCTCGAGATGCAGGAACAGGGGATTATGCTCTGGAGGCCGGTGCTTTGGTTTTGGCAGACCaag GTCTTTGCTGCATTGATGAGTTTGACAAGATGGGCAACCAGCAGCAGGCTCTGCTAGAAGCAATGGAGCAACAATCTGTGAGTCTGGCGAAGGCTGGTATAGTTTCCTCTCTGCCTGCTAGAACCTCAGTTGTGGCTGCTGCAAACCCAGTTGGAGGACATTACAACAGAGGCAAAACAGTCTCTGAAAATCTGAA AATGGGATCAGCTCTCCTCTCTCGTTTTGATGTTGTTTTCCTGCTCCTGGACATCCCAGACGAGTCACATGACCGCCAGCTGTCGGAGCATGTCATGGCGAATAGGTCCGGGAGAGGCAGAACCAGCAGTGCCACAGTTACcagaaataacactgaattACAGACCTCAATCCTATTAGAGCACTCTGACATGCCACTGTCCGAACGTTTGCAG ATCCCTGCAGGTGAAAGTATAGACCCCATTCCAACGTGCCTTTTAAGAAAGTACATCAGCTACGCTCGTCAGTATGTCCGTCCCAAACTCTCTCCTGAAGCAGCACAAATCCTTCAGGAGTTCTACCTGTCACTGAGAGCTCAGGCAAACCCTACTGATGCCACACCAATCACCACACGACAGCTGGAGTCATTAATTAGACTAACtgag GCAAGAGTCAAGTTGGAGCTGAGAGAAACAGCCACTAAGAGTGATGCTGAGGATGTTGTTGAGATCATGAAACACAG gtcttgtttttcagtctggccAACACGTATTCAGATGGTCTCGGCAATCTGGACTTTGAGCGCTCTCAGCTCGGGTCTGGTATGA
- the mcm8 gene encoding DNA helicase MCM8 isoform X2, whose protein sequence is MSGQDSRRGSSRGGRGGWRGGSGSGGGGGGWRGGSGSGGGGWRGGGSGGGGGGWRGGGSGGGWRGRPWRGGSGGGWRGGAGNHTYRAQRVLCQTTLDALCPYKGWTLYFTDGFIESGPNVEKIKVFEKYFTSRIHLFDKDEIERQGSVLVDYADLIADKTVRQALPDIVTQLKQQPEVMLNCLGLAIHQVLTLDLEKQAAELQEEEFPVATPVINIPHISARLYNYEPLTPLRMLRASVFGRLVCVKGTVVRVSSIRPLCTRLAFRCRTCSTTLSLALQHGKYTTPTKCGKPDCRSHTFIPIRNSPLTQTVDWQIIKVQELISGEQRETGRIPRTVECHLTSDLCDSCVPGDTVTVTGIVRVSNDGPGSSRGNKDQCMFLLYIEATSVSNTKGKQSKMGGQGSSGTVEDRCGGEEFSLKELYAIQEIQSQPDLLRLIVHSLCPVIYGHLLVKAALALVLFGGRQKQTGKNSIPVRADPHILIVGDPGLGKSQMLQAVCNVAPRGIYVCGNSTSTTGLTVSLSRDAGTGDYALEAGALVLADQGLCCIDEFDKMGNQQQALLEAMEQQSVSLAKAGIVSSLPARTSVVAAANPVGGHYNRGKTVSENLKMGSALLSRFDVVFLLLDIPDESHDRQLSEHVMANRSGRGRTSSATVTRNNTELQTSILLEHSDMPLSERLQIPAGESIDPIPTCLLRKYISYARQYVRPKLSPEAAQILQEFYLSLRAQANPTDATPITTRQLESLIRLTEARVKLELRETATKSDAEDVVEIMKHSLANTYSDGLGNLDFERSQLGSGMSQRSAAKRLVNALHQHAQRTGQKQFDVQTLRSIADRVNVKVMDFEGLLSSLNEQGFLLKKGPKLYQLQTI, encoded by the exons ATGAGTGGACAGGATTCCAGGAGAGGCTCTTCTAGAGGAGGCAGGGGAGGATGGAGAGGAGGGAGTGGAAGTGGTGGTGGCGGCGGTGGATGGAGAGGAGGCAGTGGAAGTGGTGGCGgtggatggagaggaggaggtagtggtggtggtggtggtggatggagaggaggaggtaGTGGTGGAGGATGGAGAGGTAGACCATGGAGAGGAGGATCCGGAGGAGGTTGGAGAGGTGGAGCAGGAAACCATACCTACAGAGCGCAGAGAG TCCTTTGTCAAACTACTCTTGATGCATTGTGTCCGTACAAAGGATGGACACTCTACTTCACAGATG GATTTATAGAGAGTGGACCTAATGTGGAGAAAATCAAAGTGTTTGAGAAATATTTCACTTCCAGGATTCATCTGTTTGACAAG GATGAAATTGAGCGTCAGGGAAGTGTCCTGGTTGATTATGCTGACTTGATTGCAGACAAAACTGTGCGTCAGGCACTTCCTGACATAGTCACACAACTGAAACAACAACCAGAGGTGATGCTGAACTGTTTGGGACTGGCTATTCACCAG GTGTTGACTCTGGATTTGGAGAAGCAAGCTGCTGAGCTGCAAGAGGAAGAGTTTCCTGTTGCTACACCAGTCATCAATATTCCCCATATTAGTGCGAG GCTCTATAACTATGAGCCACTGACTCCACTGCGAATGTTACGTGCCAGTGTGTTTGGCCGGCTAGTTTGTGTGAAGGGAACAGTGGTGAGAGTGAGCAGTATTAGACCGCTATGCACCAGGTTGGCCTTCAGGTGTCGGACCTGCTCGACCACACTGTCTCTGGCTCTGCAGCATGGGAAATACACTACACCTACCAAA TGCGGAAAGCCAGACTGTCGCAGTCATACCTTCATCCCCATCCGCAATTCTCCTCTTACACAGACTGTAGACTGGCAGATCATCAA GGTGCAGGAGTTGATAAGTGGAGAGCAGAGGGAGACTGGACGAATCCCACGGACAGTGGAGTGtcacctgacctctgacctctgtgacAGCTGTGTACCTGGAGACACTGTTACTGTGACAGGGATAGTGAGAGTTAGCAATGAtg GTCCAGGCAGTTCTAGAGGAAATAAGGATCAGTGTATGTTCCTCCTCTACATTGAAGCTACTTCTGTCAGCAATACAAAAG GCAAGCAGTCCAAGATGGGAGGTCAAGGTTCAAGCGGGACAGTTGAAGATCGCTGTGGTGGGGAAGAGTTCAGTCTGAAGGAACTGTATGCTATTCAGGAGATCCAGTCACAGCCTGACTTGCTGCGACTTATAGTGCA CTCTTTGTGTCCTGTCATCTATGGCCATCTG CTGGTGAAAGCTGCCCttgctttggttttgtttggaggcagacagaaacaaacaggCAAGAATAGCATTCCAGTGAGAGCAGACCCCCACATCCTAATAGTGGGAGACCCCGGACTGGGAAAGAGTCAGATGTTACAG GCAGTGTGTAACGTGGCTCCCAGGGGTATCTATGTTTGTGGCAACAGTACCAGCACCACAG gaCTCACAGTAAGTTTATCTCGAGATGCAGGAACAGGGGATTATGCTCTGGAGGCCGGTGCTTTGGTTTTGGCAGACCaag GTCTTTGCTGCATTGATGAGTTTGACAAGATGGGCAACCAGCAGCAGGCTCTGCTAGAAGCAATGGAGCAACAATCTGTGAGTCTGGCGAAGGCTGGTATAGTTTCCTCTCTGCCTGCTAGAACCTCAGTTGTGGCTGCTGCAAACCCAGTTGGAGGACATTACAACAGAGGCAAAACAGTCTCTGAAAATCTGAA AATGGGATCAGCTCTCCTCTCTCGTTTTGATGTTGTTTTCCTGCTCCTGGACATCCCAGACGAGTCACATGACCGCCAGCTGTCGGAGCATGTCATGGCGAATAGGTCCGGGAGAGGCAGAACCAGCAGTGCCACAGTTACcagaaataacactgaattACAGACCTCAATCCTATTAGAGCACTCTGACATGCCACTGTCCGAACGTTTGCAG ATCCCTGCAGGTGAAAGTATAGACCCCATTCCAACGTGCCTTTTAAGAAAGTACATCAGCTACGCTCGTCAGTATGTCCGTCCCAAACTCTCTCCTGAAGCAGCACAAATCCTTCAGGAGTTCTACCTGTCACTGAGAGCTCAGGCAAACCCTACTGATGCCACACCAATCACCACACGACAGCTGGAGTCATTAATTAGACTAACtgag GCAAGAGTCAAGTTGGAGCTGAGAGAAACAGCCACTAAGAGTGATGCTGAGGATGTTGTTGAGATCATGAAACACAG tctggccAACACGTATTCAGATGGTCTCGGCAATCTGGACTTTGAGCGCTCTCAGCTCGGGTCTGGTATGAGTCAGCGCAGTGCTGCAAAACGACTGGTCAATGCACTGCACCAGCACGCTCAGAGGACCGGTCAGAAGCAGTTCGACGTACAGACGCTTCGATCCATTGCCGACAGAGTGAACGTTAAG GTGATGGATTTCGAAGGCCTCTTGAGTTCCCTGAATGAACAAGGTTTTCTGCTGAAGAAAGGGCCCAAGCTGTACCAACTGCAAACAATCTAA
- the crls1 gene encoding cardiolipin synthase (CMP-forming), protein MMTLCFRGISAPLCRNTNVRCLVSARSAPVCLLEPVSWRLRYTPVTEFARLKRPQVSGSYLARLKGTDSRVACWSGVLQQGKQTPWHVQGPIPMTQGGHERYAASFRSLLSPSARGLCSGKTDEKPDSSTGEERGDAGTVPGHGLFKFKELYENPWTIPNLLCVCRILLAPFLGHLIIQQKFHLSLALFALAGATDLLDGYIARTWPTQKSALGSALDPLADKILISILYVSLTYAELIPAPLTALVIFRDIGLIAAVFWVRYKTVPPPVTLTKFFNPCYTTAQLKPTLISKINTAIQLCLVAASLAAPVFQYTDSILLQCLWYITAVTTTASGYSYWHYGRKTVQVLNTRSPS, encoded by the exons ATGATGACGCTGTGTTTTCGGGGGATTTCTGCACCGCTGTGCCGCAACACAAACGTTCGTTGTCTGGTGTCCGCGCGAAGTGCGCCCGTGTGCCTACTGGAGCCCGTATCATGGCGGCTCAGATACACACCTGTCACGGAGTTCGCTAGGTTGAAACGACCTCAGGTGAGCGGCTCGTACCTCGCGAGACTCAAAGGGACAGACAGCCGTGTCGCGTGTTGGAGTGGGGTCCTCCAGCAGGGAAAGCAGACTCCATGGCACGTGCAAGGACCTATACCCATGACCCAGGGAGGTCACGAGCGGTATGCGGCCAGTTTCCGTTCTCTGCTGTCCCCGAGCGCTCGAGGACTGTGCAGTGGAAAGACCGACGAGAAGCCGGACAGTTCTACCGGAGAGGAGAGGGGTGACGCCGGCACGGTACCGGGACACGGACTGTTCAAGTTCAAAGAGCTG tatgAGAATCCATGGACAATCCCCAACCTGTTATGTGTGTGTCGGATTTTGCTGGCTCCATTCCTTGGTCATCTGATCATCCAGCAGAAATTTCACCTCAGTTTGGCTCTGTTTGCGCTGGCCGGAGCTACTGACCTG TTGGATGGTTACATTGCCAGAACGTGGCCCACTCAAAAGTCGGCACTGGGCAGTGCTCTCGACCCACTGGCTGACAAGATTCTCATCAGTATTTTATATGTCAGTCTCACCTATGCTGAACTTATACCAG CTCCACTGACAGCTCTAGTGATTTTCAGAGACATTGGTTTGATAGCTGCTGTCTTCTGGGTCAGATACAAGACGGTACCTCCACCG GTGACCCTCACCAAGTTTTTTAACCCCTGCTATACTACTGCCCAGCTCAAGCCCACACTCATCAGCAAG ATTAACACGGCCATTCAGCTCTGTCTGGTTGCAGCTTCTTTGGCCGCTCCGGTCTTCCAGTATACAGACAGCATCCTGCTGCAGTGCTTATG GTATATTACAGCAGTGACTACAACTGCATCAGGTTATAGCTACTGGCACTACGGCCGCAAGACTGTTCAGGTGTTGAACACCAGATCACCGTCATAA